In one Dehalogenimonas formicexedens genomic region, the following are encoded:
- a CDS encoding ABC transporter ATP-binding protein produces the protein MAESLLKVENLIKNYGGLCAVDGVSLEVGRGQFVALVGPNGCGKTTLLSSIYGLRPSDGGHVTFAGRHIEKLSPHQIFDLGMGNAFQFPRLFPSMTVLDNMIIAARNQPGDHLWNSLFRRGAWHRDEERLAIRAMQLLELLNLSHLTFAKAGEMSGGQQKLLEIGRTLMAEPEMMLLDEPAAGVNPVLGMQIFAELDKLKREKGMSFLIIEHRLELIMEFTDWVYVMDRGKIALQGEPAKVINDPIFFEVYIGATKERS, from the coding sequence ATGGCTGAATCCCTCCTCAAAGTAGAAAACCTGATCAAAAACTACGGCGGTTTGTGCGCCGTGGATGGCGTTAGCCTGGAGGTCGGGCGCGGACAATTCGTGGCCCTGGTAGGTCCCAACGGCTGCGGCAAAACGACCCTGCTTTCTTCGATCTACGGACTCCGGCCGTCCGATGGCGGGCACGTCACCTTTGCCGGACGGCATATCGAAAAATTATCACCTCACCAGATTTTCGACCTTGGCATGGGTAACGCTTTTCAATTCCCTCGTCTTTTCCCCAGCATGACAGTGCTGGACAACATGATCATCGCCGCGCGCAATCAGCCCGGCGACCACCTGTGGAATTCACTCTTCAGACGCGGCGCCTGGCATCGTGATGAAGAGCGGCTGGCTATCCGGGCGATGCAATTATTGGAACTCCTTAACCTCTCTCACCTTACTTTCGCCAAGGCAGGCGAGATGTCCGGCGGGCAGCAGAAACTATTGGAGATCGGCCGGACGCTGATGGCCGAACCGGAAATGATGCTGCTGGACGAGCCGGCGGCCGGGGTCAATCCGGTTTTGGGCATGCAGATCTTTGCCGAACTGGACAAGCTCAAGCGGGAAAAAGGCATGAGTTTCCTCATCATCGAGCACCGGCTTGAACTGATCATGGAATTCACCGATTGGGTTTATGTCATGGACCGCGGCAAGATCGCGCTCCAGGGCGAACCAGCCAAGGTGATCAATGACCCGATCTTCTTCGAGGTATATATCGGCGCCACCAAGGAGAGGTCCTAG
- the selD gene encoding selenide, water dikinase SelD, whose protein sequence is MGPGDLAKALCGLPIKSYPEVLVGLEMPDDAGVYQLTPEIALVQTIDVITPVVDDPFAFGQVATANALSDVYAMGGKPVTAMSFVGFPSGKMEIESLRLIMEGALSKLDEAGCALVGGHSVKDDEIKFGLSVTGIIHPKKVLTKGGGQPGDKLILTKPLGTGILNTALKGGQLNEAGIGAVISQMIALNKTPAEIVDDLGAHAATDITGFGLIGHAAEMMTRNEVGFKLYWNQIPLMEGAERWAKAGLIPGGAYSNREYREDLLDPEFELDEWMLDVLFDPQTSGGLLIAAQEPVVEDMVSRIRAAGFPSAAIIGEVIADPKGRIIITE, encoded by the coding sequence ATAGGTCCGGGTGACCTAGCCAAAGCCCTGTGCGGCTTGCCCATCAAGTCCTATCCCGAAGTATTAGTGGGACTCGAAATGCCTGACGATGCAGGCGTGTACCAACTCACGCCCGAGATCGCCTTAGTGCAAACGATCGACGTCATTACCCCGGTCGTCGACGACCCTTTTGCTTTCGGCCAGGTTGCCACCGCTAACGCTCTCTCCGATGTCTACGCCATGGGAGGGAAACCGGTAACGGCGATGAGCTTTGTCGGCTTTCCGAGCGGCAAAATGGAGATCGAAAGTCTTCGGCTTATCATGGAAGGAGCACTTTCCAAGCTCGACGAAGCGGGCTGCGCGCTGGTGGGGGGGCATTCGGTAAAAGACGATGAAATCAAGTTCGGCCTGTCAGTCACCGGCATCATCCACCCTAAAAAGGTTCTCACCAAGGGCGGAGGGCAACCGGGAGATAAATTGATTCTGACCAAGCCGCTCGGTACCGGAATCCTGAATACCGCGCTAAAAGGGGGCCAGCTTAACGAAGCCGGGATTGGAGCGGTCATCTCGCAAATGATCGCACTGAATAAAACCCCGGCGGAGATTGTTGATGACCTTGGGGCCCACGCAGCCACTGACATCACGGGTTTTGGGCTGATCGGCCATGCGGCAGAAATGATGACCCGAAACGAGGTCGGTTTCAAATTGTATTGGAACCAGATACCCCTTATGGAAGGCGCTGAGCGTTGGGCCAAGGCCGGACTTATTCCGGGCGGCGCCTATTCCAACCGTGAATACCGGGAAGATCTGCTCGACCCAGAATTTGAACTTGACGAATGGATGCTGGATGTCCTGTTCGACCCTCAAACCTCCGGCGGGCTACTGATCGCCGCCCAGGAACCGGTGGTCGAAGACATGGTAAGCCGGATTCGTGCCGCCGGGTTCCCATCGGCCGCCATAATCGGCGAGGTCATAGCTGACCCGAAAGGCAGAATAATCATCACAGAATAG
- a CDS encoding ABC transporter ATP-binding protein, producing the protein MSDIFTAANIVAGYGDVHIVNGVSLRLEEAGSVAIVGPNGSGKSTLLKSFLGFAHLFSGKITFGGKDITGLTSDRTVSLGLGYVPQTDNVFRNLSIQENLEMGAFVRTDRQQVKADIDRMYQIFPELERRKKFYAGSLSGGERQMLAIARAMMANPRVLLLDEPLASLSHKAAEGILEKLRLINSHGTGLIVIEQDTRRVLAFAKRAYVLVSGQLALEGEAATILENDEARKKYLGLSG; encoded by the coding sequence ATGTCCGATATCTTTACAGCGGCAAATATCGTCGCCGGATACGGTGATGTTCACATCGTTAACGGCGTTTCCTTGCGGCTCGAGGAAGCCGGGAGCGTGGCTATCGTAGGTCCCAACGGCAGCGGCAAATCAACCCTGCTTAAGAGCTTCCTGGGGTTCGCCCATTTATTCAGCGGTAAAATCACGTTCGGGGGAAAGGACATCACCGGTCTCACATCAGACAGAACCGTTTCACTCGGCCTGGGTTACGTTCCCCAAACAGATAACGTTTTCAGGAACCTGTCCATCCAGGAAAACCTGGAGATGGGGGCCTTCGTCCGAACCGATCGACAGCAGGTGAAAGCGGACATCGATAGGATGTACCAGATCTTCCCGGAGCTCGAGCGGCGCAAGAAGTTTTACGCCGGCAGCCTTTCGGGAGGGGAACGCCAGATGCTGGCTATCGCACGGGCGATGATGGCCAACCCCAGGGTGCTTCTCCTGGACGAACCCCTGGCCTCCCTGTCTCACAAGGCAGCCGAAGGCATCCTGGAAAAACTCAGGCTGATCAACAGCCACGGGACCGGCCTGATCGTCATCGAACAGGACACCCGCCGCGTCCTGGCTTTTGCCAAGCGAGCTTACGTTCTGGTCAGCGGGCAACTTGCACTCGAAGGTGAAGCGGCTACCATCCTCGAGAATGATGAAGCCCGAAAAAAATACCTGGGCCTTTCCGGCTAA
- a CDS encoding muconolactone Delta-isomerase family protein produces MKYLVTGHQVIPGAGHKDQANYLRAAKDWVSRHKQAGQLEAVYSFTDGGGVFIMNVPNHEELMKLLLTFPLSPLTQWSVRPMIDFNESADIIINSLKNFA; encoded by the coding sequence ATGAAGTATTTGGTCACCGGTCATCAGGTTATCCCAGGAGCCGGTCACAAGGATCAGGCCAACTATCTCCGAGCGGCAAAGGACTGGGTCAGCCGTCACAAACAGGCGGGGCAGCTTGAAGCCGTTTACAGCTTCACCGACGGCGGCGGCGTCTTCATAATGAACGTCCCAAACCACGAGGAATTGATGAAACTACTGCTGACGTTTCCATTATCCCCTTTAACCCAGTGGTCGGTACGGCCGATGATCGATTTTAACGAAAGCGCTGACATCATCATCAATAGCCTGAAAAATTTTGCGTAG
- a CDS encoding HPF/RaiA family ribosome-associated protein, translating into MELYITTKDLTLDDTTRKQVERSLNKIGRHVPQARELRVDLFEEQTKAAKDRFVARGFLDILGPVRTSECRAASLVTAVDNLAGIMERQALDFKNKGNDFDRESQRFESATYSETKPTPPLLSRESDVAIDIERVTAEPMTLAQAVDRINDSKDDFLLFRNAKGKVSLLYRQEIGGFKLMEIDVA; encoded by the coding sequence ATGGAACTGTACATCACCACCAAAGATCTGACCCTCGACGATACAACCAGAAAACAGGTTGAACGCAGCTTGAACAAGATTGGACGCCACGTGCCCCAGGCAAGGGAACTGCGCGTTGACCTTTTCGAGGAACAAACTAAAGCTGCCAAGGACCGTTTTGTCGCCCGCGGCTTTCTCGATATTCTTGGCCCGGTACGTACTTCCGAATGCCGCGCCGCTTCCCTGGTAACCGCTGTCGATAACCTGGCGGGAATCATGGAGCGCCAGGCGCTGGACTTCAAAAACAAGGGCAATGACTTTGACCGTGAAAGCCAGCGCTTCGAATCGGCGACCTATTCCGAGACCAAACCGACTCCGCCGCTTCTGTCGAGGGAAAGCGATGTCGCGATTGACATCGAACGCGTCACCGCGGAACCTATGACCCTGGCCCAGGCAGTCGATAGGATCAACGATTCCAAGGATGACTTTCTGCTCTTCCGCAACGCCAAGGGCAAAGTGAGCCTGCTGTATCGCCAGGAGATCGGCGGCTTCAAGCTGATGGAGATCGATGTTGCCTGA
- a CDS encoding branched-chain amino acid ABC transporter permease, whose protein sequence is MDLILVYVLNALVYVGIFSIVALSLNAEYGYTGLASFGKVAYFMIGAYSFAILVEAGVPWPLAIGLAAVIAAFFGLLVSLPAIRLREDYLAIVTLTFGEILRIFIKAEDWLANGVWGISVPPSFATGNFSKQLIINIILVGAILVVCYFFMRLLANSPFGRIMRALRDDETAADAIGKNRIKYKAQVFMIGSAMAGVGGALFANFIGYITPDSFLPIITFTIWMMVILGGPGSNIGVIVGAAAVQLFERGTIILKDYIHLPVDPTNVQNILFGLIIIVILMYRPGGLFKESKVNTLGTRRAMRWLNPSSK, encoded by the coding sequence ATGGATCTGATACTAGTATATGTGCTGAACGCTTTGGTGTATGTGGGCATCTTTTCTATCGTTGCCCTGTCCCTTAATGCCGAATACGGCTACACCGGTTTGGCAAGCTTCGGCAAAGTCGCCTATTTCATGATCGGCGCCTACTCCTTCGCCATACTGGTGGAAGCCGGCGTCCCGTGGCCTCTGGCGATTGGCCTGGCCGCAGTAATCGCCGCTTTCTTCGGACTTCTCGTTTCTTTGCCCGCGATCAGGCTTCGTGAAGACTACCTCGCCATTGTCACCCTGACCTTCGGGGAAATACTGCGCATTTTCATCAAGGCTGAAGACTGGCTGGCCAACGGTGTCTGGGGCATCTCGGTGCCGCCGTCGTTTGCGACAGGTAACTTCTCCAAGCAACTAATCATCAATATCATCCTGGTGGGGGCTATCCTGGTCGTATGCTACTTCTTCATGCGACTGTTGGCCAACTCCCCCTTCGGTAGGATCATGCGGGCTCTCCGGGACGATGAGACCGCGGCCGACGCCATAGGCAAGAACCGGATCAAGTACAAAGCCCAGGTGTTCATGATCGGCTCAGCCATGGCTGGAGTCGGCGGCGCGCTGTTCGCCAATTTTATCGGCTACATCACTCCCGATTCTTTCCTGCCGATCATCACCTTCACCATCTGGATGATGGTCATCCTGGGAGGACCCGGCTCCAATATCGGAGTCATCGTAGGCGCCGCAGCGGTGCAGTTGTTCGAGCGCGGCACCATAATCCTGAAGGATTACATTCACCTTCCCGTCGATCCGACGAACGTCCAGAACATCTTGTTCGGACTTATCATCATCGTCATCCTGATGTATCGCCCCGGGGGACTTTTCAAGGAAAGCAAGGTCAATACACTCGGCACTAGGAGGGCCATGCGATGGCTGAATCCCTCCTCAAAGTAG
- a CDS encoding copper-translocating P-type ATPase — protein MEMRSSGNHAGKSHRPIPNASVAEVSNKGEMPGMAGMDHQKMNDGRHAGHATADFARRFWISLAITLPILVLSPFIQDILGLTISLPGGDALLWVLAAFVYVYGGWPFLAGFKRELSGRNPGMMTLIALAISVAFFYSSAVTFGLNGEIFYWELATLVDIMLLGHWIEMRSVGGASRAVEEMAKLLPAIAHRLSENGITADVSVDQLVRDDRVLVKPGEKIPADGNVTHGQSSVNEALLTGESLPVEKTSGSTVIGGSLNGDGSLTVQVTGTGEQSYLSRVARLVAEAQKSKSRAQDVADRAARWLTAIAISAGFLTLLGWLIFSSRQSDFAVERMVTVMVIACPHALGLAVPLVIAVSTSLSARSGLLIRDRNAFERARSVNAVVFDKTGTLTEGKFGISDVLVLDDRFSREEILKYAVSVEKHSSHPIANSVAAGAPATFPAEDFKSLPGRGARARVEGREVMVVSPAYLDEAKIGYFDREKVETALNQGKTVVFAVIDGIAVGAIVLADVVRPESKSAVAALKALGKRVLMMTGDREEVARWVASETGVDEYFAGVLPDQKAAKIRELQAGGLTVAMTGDGVNDAPALAQADIGIAVGAGTEIAIETGDIVLVRSSPSDVVRIFELSRATYGKMVQNLAWATGYNAIAIPAAAGVFTSFGLLLSPAAGAVLMSLSTVIVAINAQLLKLR, from the coding sequence ATGGAGATGCGTTCCTCCGGTAACCATGCCGGCAAGTCACATCGCCCGATACCTAATGCCTCCGTAGCCGAGGTTTCGAACAAGGGTGAGATGCCGGGTATGGCCGGCATGGATCATCAGAAAATGAACGACGGCCGGCACGCCGGGCACGCTACTGCCGACTTTGCCCGGCGATTCTGGATTAGCCTGGCTATCACATTACCCATCCTGGTTCTGTCGCCGTTTATCCAGGATATTCTCGGTTTGACAATCTCCCTCCCTGGTGGCGACGCCCTGCTGTGGGTTCTTGCCGCCTTCGTCTATGTCTATGGCGGATGGCCGTTTCTGGCCGGATTCAAACGGGAACTCTCCGGGCGAAACCCTGGCATGATGACTCTGATAGCCCTGGCTATTTCAGTTGCCTTTTTCTATTCTTCTGCGGTCACCTTTGGGCTCAACGGTGAGATCTTTTACTGGGAACTTGCCACCCTGGTGGACATCATGCTCCTGGGGCATTGGATTGAAATGCGTTCTGTTGGCGGGGCTTCCAGGGCTGTTGAGGAGATGGCAAAGCTGTTGCCGGCGATTGCCCACCGTTTGTCTGAAAATGGCATTACCGCAGATGTGTCGGTCGATCAGCTTGTAAGGGATGATCGCGTTCTCGTCAAGCCGGGCGAAAAAATTCCAGCCGATGGCAATGTGACACACGGCCAAAGTTCGGTCAATGAAGCCCTGCTAACAGGAGAATCACTGCCGGTAGAAAAAACATCGGGCTCAACAGTCATCGGCGGTTCCCTGAACGGTGACGGTTCACTGACTGTCCAGGTTACCGGGACGGGCGAGCAATCCTATTTGTCAAGGGTAGCCAGGCTCGTCGCCGAAGCCCAGAAGTCAAAGAGCCGCGCCCAGGACGTGGCGGACCGCGCTGCGAGATGGCTGACGGCTATTGCCATTTCAGCGGGTTTTCTGACTCTTTTGGGGTGGCTCATATTCTCTTCCAGGCAATCAGACTTTGCCGTCGAACGTATGGTCACGGTGATGGTGATCGCCTGCCCTCACGCCCTCGGCCTGGCAGTGCCGTTGGTTATCGCCGTGTCAACCAGTCTGTCGGCCAGGTCCGGTTTGCTGATCCGCGACAGGAATGCCTTCGAGAGGGCCCGTTCTGTCAACGCCGTCGTTTTCGATAAAACCGGGACCCTGACTGAAGGGAAATTCGGCATTTCCGACGTGCTCGTCCTGGATGACCGGTTTTCCCGTGAAGAAATCTTAAAATACGCCGTTTCGGTCGAAAAGCACTCGTCGCACCCCATCGCCAACAGCGTTGCCGCGGGGGCTCCGGCAACATTTCCCGCCGAGGATTTCAAATCGTTGCCCGGTCGAGGGGCGCGGGCCAGGGTGGAAGGCCGCGAGGTGATGGTGGTCAGCCCGGCCTACCTGGATGAAGCCAAGATCGGTTATTTCGACAGGGAAAAGGTAGAAACGGCGCTTAACCAGGGCAAAACGGTGGTTTTTGCGGTTATTGACGGGATCGCGGTGGGGGCTATCGTACTGGCTGATGTCGTTCGGCCGGAATCCAAATCGGCGGTGGCTGCCTTGAAAGCCCTGGGCAAAAGGGTGCTGATGATGACCGGTGACAGGGAAGAGGTCGCGCGGTGGGTGGCGTCGGAAACCGGTGTGGACGAATATTTTGCCGGAGTACTCCCGGATCAGAAAGCAGCAAAGATCAGGGAACTCCAGGCTGGCGGCCTGACGGTTGCCATGACCGGGGACGGTGTCAATGACGCTCCGGCCCTGGCCCAGGCTGATATCGGCATTGCCGTCGGCGCCGGCACGGAGATCGCGATCGAGACCGGTGACATCGTCCTGGTGCGCTCCAGCCCATCGGACGTGGTTCGCATCTTCGAATTGTCCAGGGCGACGTATGGGAAAATGGTTCAGAATCTGGCCTGGGCGACGGGCTATAACGCTATCGCCATACCTGCCGCGGCAGGGGTATTCACGTCGTTCGGTTTGCTTTTGTCCCCGGCGGCGGGGGCAGTTTTGATGTCGCTCTCGACGGTCATTGTGGCCATCAACGCACAACTATTGAAGCTGAGATAG
- a CDS encoding ComF family protein, with amino-acid sequence MFGRLLGSSEKLLDVFFPKYCLGCGREGDYLCQRCRAGLPYQEPPYCPCCGKSLDHHPDCDLLSQELKQLNSVFRFEGVIKKAVHQLKYNNLRDIAPTLGALMADFLKNNEIIGDALVPVPLHKSRLRERGYNQAQLLALSIHKLTGLPVFLEALRKIKPTPPQADSSSVEARRLAVVGAFGCYNNFTGRRVILIDDVATSGATLSSCAETLAEAGAKEIRALTLAREI; translated from the coding sequence ATGTTCGGACGGCTCCTCGGCAGCAGTGAAAAGCTGCTGGACGTGTTTTTTCCAAAGTACTGCCTGGGTTGCGGCCGGGAGGGCGATTATCTGTGCCAGAGATGCCGTGCCGGCCTTCCGTACCAGGAACCTCCCTATTGCCCCTGTTGCGGCAAAAGCCTGGACCATCACCCTGACTGCGACCTGCTCTCGCAGGAGTTGAAGCAGTTGAATTCGGTGTTCCGATTCGAAGGCGTCATCAAAAAAGCGGTACACCAGCTTAAATACAACAACCTCCGTGATATCGCCCCCACCCTCGGTGCCCTGATGGCTGATTTCCTTAAAAACAATGAAATTATTGGGGATGCGCTCGTTCCGGTGCCCCTCCACAAGTCCCGTCTCCGCGAACGCGGTTATAATCAGGCGCAACTGCTCGCGCTTTCGATCCACAAGCTTACCGGTCTTCCCGTGTTCCTCGAGGCACTAAGAAAGATAAAACCGACCCCTCCCCAGGCCGACAGTTCCTCTGTCGAAGCCCGCCGTCTTGCAGTAGTTGGCGCTTTCGGGTGTTATAATAATTTCACAGGCCGCCGGGTTATCCTGATCGATGACGTGGCTACCTCCGGCGCTACTCTCTCCTCCTGCGCGGAGACGCTGGCGGAAGCCGGCGCCAAAGAGATAAGGGCGTTGACCCTGGCCAGGGAAATATAG
- a CDS encoding ABC transporter substrate-binding protein, with amino-acid sequence MFKKAAILLLTLVMAVTFAACGSGNGNTTPSGTTQPPDVNLGVVMDISGALSGIGGSLVKSIQLAVEQANNAGGINGAKIKLFIEDGKTDPAAGFEAIKKLGTINNCKVIIGPMISGAVMSSGQWALDNKVLLISPSATSPDIAQQAWRQFFIRTATTDDIQGKAMAKIITDAGTNKKVAFMVQNNQYGVGIANAVTASLAGKATIVSTIKYDPTKLDYLSELQQIKAAAPDFIVHAGYEDDAIIVFKQAAQLGLGKPIQWITSEGVKAAKTLTDAQAAAFMAQSVVGTNPVSQGTLFDTFKAAYKAKYNEEPGTYNDTVYDATNLAIAAMKQAGTNDSAKIAAAVLTIGQNYAGVSGPITFNQYGDRTSATFEEWGVVQNGSTYTYTQIKLITS; translated from the coding sequence GTGTTTAAAAAGGCAGCAATCCTTCTTCTGACACTCGTAATGGCAGTCACCTTTGCCGCCTGCGGCAGCGGTAACGGCAACACTACCCCATCCGGCACTACCCAGCCACCCGATGTTAACCTCGGCGTGGTCATGGACATTTCCGGTGCCCTGTCCGGCATCGGCGGCAGCTTAGTTAAAAGCATCCAACTTGCCGTTGAACAGGCCAACAACGCCGGCGGCATCAATGGAGCCAAAATAAAGCTGTTCATCGAAGACGGTAAAACCGACCCGGCGGCGGGTTTCGAAGCCATCAAGAAATTGGGCACGATCAACAATTGTAAAGTGATTATTGGCCCCATGATTTCAGGTGCGGTCATGTCCTCCGGTCAGTGGGCCCTCGATAACAAGGTCCTGCTGATTTCCCCTTCAGCCACTTCACCCGATATCGCCCAGCAGGCATGGCGACAGTTCTTCATCCGCACTGCGACCACCGATGATATCCAGGGCAAGGCGATGGCCAAGATCATCACCGATGCCGGCACCAACAAGAAGGTCGCCTTCATGGTCCAGAACAACCAGTACGGTGTCGGTATCGCCAACGCCGTGACCGCGTCTCTCGCCGGCAAGGCGACAATCGTGTCCACCATCAAGTACGATCCCACAAAGCTTGACTACCTCTCTGAACTGCAGCAGATCAAGGCCGCAGCGCCGGACTTCATCGTCCATGCCGGATACGAAGATGATGCCATCATCGTCTTCAAGCAGGCCGCTCAGCTCGGACTCGGCAAACCAATCCAATGGATCACCTCCGAAGGCGTTAAAGCCGCCAAGACCCTTACCGACGCCCAGGCCGCCGCCTTCATGGCCCAATCAGTCGTCGGCACTAACCCGGTTTCCCAGGGTACCCTGTTCGACACCTTCAAGGCTGCCTACAAAGCTAAATATAATGAAGAACCGGGAACCTACAACGACACCGTTTACGATGCCACCAATTTGGCCATCGCCGCAATGAAGCAGGCGGGCACCAACGATTCAGCCAAGATCGCCGCCGCCGTTCTGACCATCGGCCAGAATTATGCGGGTGTCTCAGGCCCGATCACTTTCAACCAGTACGGCGACCGGACATCTGCAACCTTTGAAGAATGGGGTGTCGTTCAAAACGGGAGCACTTACACCTATACCCAGATCAAGCTGATCACATCCTAA
- a CDS encoding methylated-DNA--[protein]-cysteine S-methyltransferase, protein MALKRSPNRSASKYEMVETAQGWVGIEASEQGVRRLTLPTKNRNSVLTELGIEEQDLSPGSGLGDRLRHYFVGQPVVFKEGLDLTGTTDFQKQVYEAACRIPYGETRSYGQLAEEIGRPGAARAVGQALGANPVPILIPCHRVLASDGGLGGFSGGIKTKQKLLAMEKKNRK, encoded by the coding sequence ATGGCTTTAAAAAGATCACCGAATAGATCGGCATCGAAATACGAAATGGTTGAAACTGCCCAAGGGTGGGTGGGCATTGAAGCATCGGAACAGGGTGTGAGGCGCCTGACCCTACCCACGAAGAACCGGAACTCCGTACTGACAGAACTTGGGATTGAAGAACAGGACCTTTCCCCCGGCAGTGGCCTGGGTGACAGGTTGAGGCATTACTTCGTGGGACAGCCCGTTGTCTTCAAAGAAGGGCTCGATCTCACCGGCACCACCGACTTTCAAAAACAGGTTTATGAAGCGGCTTGCCGGATACCCTACGGCGAGACCAGGAGCTATGGTCAACTGGCTGAGGAAATTGGCAGGCCTGGAGCCGCCAGGGCGGTGGGGCAGGCGCTTGGGGCTAATCCGGTCCCTATCCTGATTCCCTGCCACCGTGTTTTGGCGTCCGACGGTGGGTTGGGCGGTTTCTCAGGCGGGATCAAGACCAAACAGAAGCTTCTAGCGATGGAAAAGAAGAACAGGAAGTAG
- a CDS encoding branched-chain amino acid ABC transporter permease, whose translation MNWPQILLNSAVTGSLYLISAISLTLVYGLAKFPNFAHAEIMSLGGFIGFWISEQLGAPLPVAFLVAFIVAGLAGFLSYRLIFKPLSDKGASLIHLMVASMALGFILRHTEGQIWGFAPLTFQKIVWPSWELGSVHITLDWILLIVTAICIGIALHFMMTRTKIGKAIRATASNPKLALSSGINTTRVLVITWFVSAGLAGIAGLFRGVETRVSPYLGWDILLPTFAVAMLGGIGSFYGAMVAAVIIGLAENIGVVLLAQAGLSTDYRMAIPFVILIAVLIFRPQGLAKAFRGN comes from the coding sequence TTGAACTGGCCTCAGATTCTACTTAACTCGGCGGTAACCGGAAGCCTGTACCTCATCTCAGCCATTTCGCTGACGCTGGTGTACGGGCTGGCTAAGTTTCCTAACTTTGCCCACGCCGAGATCATGTCCCTGGGAGGCTTCATCGGTTTCTGGATCAGCGAACAGCTTGGCGCCCCGCTGCCCGTCGCTTTCCTGGTCGCCTTCATCGTCGCCGGCCTCGCCGGATTCTTGAGCTACCGGTTGATCTTCAAACCGTTGTCTGACAAGGGCGCCAGCCTGATCCACCTGATGGTCGCCTCTATGGCTCTCGGCTTCATTCTTCGTCATACCGAGGGGCAGATCTGGGGTTTCGCCCCTTTAACTTTCCAGAAGATTGTCTGGCCCAGCTGGGAGCTGGGTTCGGTCCATATAACCCTGGACTGGATCCTCCTGATCGTCACCGCGATTTGTATAGGCATTGCCCTCCATTTCATGATGACCCGGACGAAGATCGGCAAAGCGATCAGGGCGACAGCTTCCAATCCCAAGCTGGCATTGTCATCAGGGATCAACACGACCCGGGTCCTGGTCATTACCTGGTTCGTTTCCGCGGGTCTGGCCGGAATAGCCGGACTTTTCCGCGGCGTCGAGACCCGGGTCTCACCGTACCTGGGTTGGGACATCCTGTTGCCGACATTCGCCGTAGCCATGCTAGGCGGTATCGGCAGCTTTTATGGGGCGATGGTGGCGGCGGTCATCATCGGCCTGGCTGAGAACATAGGCGTGGTGCTGCTTGCCCAGGCGGGCTTGTCCACCGATTACAGGATGGCTATACCCTTCGTGATTTTGATCGCGGTCTTGATATTCCGGCCTCAGGGGCTGGCAAAGGCGTTCAGGGGTAATTAG
- a CDS encoding FmdB family zinc ribbon protein: MPIYEYRCMDCRKKFDLLRPMSQSTDPAECPVCKGQAKRIASTFMAKGSGGQNIGGGGGCSSCSSSSCSSCH; the protein is encoded by the coding sequence ATGCCGATCTACGAATACCGTTGTATGGACTGCCGGAAAAAATTCGATCTGCTGCGGCCGATGAGCCAATCCACCGACCCGGCTGAATGCCCGGTCTGCAAAGGGCAGGCCAAGCGCATCGCGTCTACGTTCATGGCCAAGGGCTCCGGCGGGCAGAACATCGGTGGCGGAGGCGGCTGCTCCAGCTGCTCATCGTCATCCTGCAGTTCCTGTCATTAG
- a CDS encoding four helix bundle protein encodes MEKKYDLEQRTEAFAAAVIEASRRLPKDPAINELVRQVVRAAGSIGANYIEANESLSKKDLAVRIKICRKEAKECRYWLSLIKPTGENLETQFSALIQESTELMNIFGAILRKVSDSDV; translated from the coding sequence ATGGAAAAGAAATACGATCTTGAGCAGAGAACTGAAGCCTTTGCAGCTGCAGTGATCGAAGCTTCTCGGCGGTTACCTAAAGATCCAGCGATTAATGAATTAGTTCGACAGGTTGTCAGGGCTGCTGGTTCAATTGGAGCGAACTACATTGAAGCCAACGAATCTTTAAGTAAAAAGGATTTAGCTGTCAGAATCAAGATATGCCGTAAGGAAGCTAAGGAATGCCGCTATTGGTTGAGTCTTATCAAACCAACCGGTGAAAATCTTGAAACTCAATTTTCGGCTCTCATACAAGAATCCACTGAACTAATGAATATTTTTGGAGCTATCTTACGCAAAGTTTCTGACTCTGATGTTTAA